From Trichocoleus sp. FACHB-46, one genomic window encodes:
- a CDS encoding DUF4335 domain-containing protein — translation MPFLSTSVLRRYTPPTCTLEIVANDSPLSRWAGRPLLRKLRFHLSLDDPRLTDSEQVSLRGDRFQLDELSDAVSAYVQDFLKQSPALISAGGRSSVATLEAPPLISPPIDLNAARSARTAALSVIEPEPDALSTEQSGELASAAEAAAPSAPLVLESPRIFLEPQGLLSHRLHLGSLASGLSRPFITLSATQLADLATALDEYAADAMALPELNQRSWVPVLPAWAPTAAAVLLTAGVTAGVVKSLDQPTPELKTAVSLSTPQATGQQAMVPGQVATGPLGVPAPPQMVPPPPPAGALKSGLPIVPVPDTAAPNAIALAPVPPAPAGASSNPAPTTNKPIASIPVESGPVALAPQAESAPQFELENVPEAEPVPPPPAAAKLPTLDAARNAAAPEAAGETARSGAEAAQAPAADVAAGSAFDSIPQVAEVRSYFEERWQPPEGLTQTLEYTLLIGADGSIQRIVPLGQSAGDYIDRTGMPLVGEAFVTPIQGGQSPRVRVVLSPDGQVRTFLE, via the coding sequence ATGCCTTTTTTGTCTACCTCAGTCCTGCGACGGTATACTCCGCCCACCTGCACCCTAGAAATCGTTGCCAATGATTCGCCATTGTCTCGTTGGGCAGGTCGTCCACTCCTGAGAAAACTGCGATTTCATCTGAGTTTGGATGACCCTCGTTTGACAGACTCTGAGCAGGTTTCTTTACGGGGCGATCGCTTTCAGCTAGATGAACTGTCTGATGCGGTGAGTGCCTACGTTCAAGACTTTCTCAAGCAATCGCCCGCTTTGATCAGTGCCGGGGGGCGATCGTCAGTCGCAACCTTGGAAGCACCACCATTAATTTCTCCTCCGATCGATCTCAATGCTGCGAGATCAGCGAGGACTGCGGCGCTGAGCGTCATCGAGCCAGAACCGGATGCCCTCTCAACTGAGCAATCTGGTGAGCTAGCCAGTGCGGCGGAGGCAGCGGCTCCCTCGGCTCCATTGGTGCTTGAGTCACCCAGAATTTTTCTGGAACCACAAGGGCTTCTGTCTCACAGACTTCACCTAGGCTCTCTAGCCAGTGGATTGTCTAGACCATTCATCACGTTAAGCGCCACTCAATTGGCTGACTTAGCCACTGCATTAGATGAATATGCGGCAGATGCGATGGCGCTGCCCGAGCTGAATCAACGTAGCTGGGTTCCAGTTCTGCCAGCTTGGGCACCTACGGCTGCGGCTGTTTTGCTAACCGCTGGTGTGACTGCTGGAGTAGTTAAGAGTCTGGATCAACCGACGCCTGAACTAAAAACAGCGGTCTCCCTTTCGACCCCTCAAGCGACCGGGCAGCAAGCAATGGTGCCAGGACAAGTAGCAACTGGACCTTTAGGTGTTCCTGCCCCTCCTCAAATGGTGCCGCCACCGCCACCCGCAGGAGCGCTCAAGTCAGGATTGCCGATTGTGCCAGTACCGGATACGGCTGCTCCGAATGCGATCGCTCTGGCTCCAGTGCCGCCCGCTCCAGCAGGTGCTAGTTCAAATCCTGCACCTACTACCAATAAGCCGATCGCCTCAATTCCGGTAGAGTCTGGACCAGTGGCTCTAGCACCCCAAGCTGAATCCGCGCCACAGTTTGAACTGGAAAATGTGCCGGAGGCAGAACCTGTGCCGCCACCACCAGCAGCAGCAAAGCTTCCAACCCTAGATGCAGCTCGCAATGCCGCAGCGCCAGAGGCAGCAGGTGAAACTGCTCGTTCGGGTGCAGAGGCGGCTCAAGCTCCTGCGGCTGACGTAGCTGCTGGTTCTGCGTTTGATAGCATTCCTCAAGTAGCCGAAGTGAGAAGTTACTTTGAGGAGCGTTGGCAACCACCAGAAGGATTGACCCAGACGCTAGAGTACACGCTTCTGATTGGGGCAGATGGCTCAATTCAGCGCATCGTTCCTTTAGGCCAATCGGCAGGAGACTACATCGATCGCACGGGAATGCCTTTAGTCGGTGAGGCTTTTGTAACTCCGATTCAGGGAGGCCAATCTCCACGAGTTCGAGTGGTGTTAAGCCCAGATGGACAGGTCCGCACTTTCTTAGAATGA
- a CDS encoding DUF3038 domain-containing protein has protein sequence MPQSCFKTCNRLLVSCPVLYPEDMRSTVKPPASSQWEEFPLPSQPDSGQLDNIKAHLDLILLALEALAGIGSEAMLQAATDLNLEEMVSDRVALWRLRQSSPLRKGQGGRKKLDVEEARSLVLISCHLAKQHQELIRRAVALLEQLTEQNKEPHQAALLGDYLDKFNNTYQERMEEGEDTPPDILTHLALKLLIDLLFYGAPGGPRRFWLALLDRSRDGVAAV, from the coding sequence ATGCCCCAGTCTTGTTTCAAGACCTGTAACCGTCTGCTTGTGTCTTGCCCCGTTCTCTATCCTGAAGATATGCGCTCCACCGTTAAGCCGCCTGCTTCATCTCAATGGGAAGAGTTTCCCCTACCCTCCCAACCTGACTCTGGACAACTGGACAATATCAAAGCTCATCTGGACTTGATATTGCTGGCCCTAGAGGCGTTGGCAGGGATTGGTTCTGAGGCCATGCTGCAAGCAGCCACAGATCTAAACCTAGAAGAGATGGTGAGCGATCGCGTGGCTCTATGGCGGTTGCGGCAGTCGAGTCCGCTACGTAAGGGCCAGGGGGGGCGCAAGAAGTTGGATGTTGAGGAGGCGCGATCGCTCGTTTTAATTAGTTGTCACCTGGCCAAACAGCACCAAGAATTAATTCGTCGGGCTGTGGCGCTACTCGAACAACTCACAGAACAAAACAAGGAACCTCACCAAGCGGCGCTTCTAGGAGATTATTTAGACAAATTCAATAACACCTATCAGGAGCGCATGGAAGAAGGGGAAGACACGCCACCCGACATCCTGACTCACTTGGCGCTCAAGCTGCTGATCGACCTCTTGTTCTACGGTGCGCCTGGTGGCCCTCGTCGTTTCTGGCTAGCCCTCTTGGATCGTTCACGGGATGGCGTAGCCGCTGTCTAA
- a CDS encoding endonuclease MutS2 codes for MRLGTQTLIQAETLDLLEWPRLCQHLSTFAATKLGAIAARHLTIPTTLDESLGLLAQTKEVYQLESRLTSGLSFEGISDIGEALERAERQGLLTGEELFAIATTLAGARNLRRVIDNQTDVPVLTELVAELRTYPELEQEVHRCIDERGKVMDRASPKLGEIREQQKQVRDRVYQMLQNILQRQSNAVQEQLITQRSDRFVLPVKAPQKDAIPGIIHDTSMSGATLYVEPHSTVQLNNQLRQLLRREQAEEEAVRQVLTTQVAEVKADLERLLAIATTLDLATARARYSLWLQANPPRFVDRVAGENVTLRNLRHPLLVWQQQHEQGRAVVPIDLMIRPQIRVVAITGPNTGGKTVTLKTLGLAALMAKVGLFIPAREPVEIPWFDQVLTDIGDEQSIEQSLSTFSGHIRRISRILEAMTERSLVLLDEVGAGTDPSEGSALAVALLKYLADQAQLAIATTHFGELKALKYQDDRFENAAVEFDDVSLSPTYRLLWGIPGRSNALTIARRLGLKAEITTQAQQYVGGASEEVNEVIAGLEAQRRQQETKAQEASQLLEQAERLHRQVSQKATALQERERDLQLAQERAVQDAIAQARGEIAQVIRQLQQGPMTAQEAQKATNALNEIAGRRLPSKQKPAPPKPAFRPQVGDRIRIPRLGQTADVLSGPDDDGELTVRFGLMKMTVKLQDVESLDGQKPEIVAKPKPAPEPAPVEVKPAPVIRTSRNTVDIRGSRVADSEATLEAAIREAQSQGTVWIIHGHGTGRLRQGVHEFLKHHPQVERFELAEQAEGGSGVTVAYLK; via the coding sequence TTGAGACTCGGCACTCAGACTTTGATTCAAGCTGAAACTTTAGACCTTTTAGAATGGCCGCGCCTGTGCCAACATTTATCGACCTTTGCGGCTACCAAGTTAGGGGCGATCGCAGCGCGACACCTCACCATTCCCACTACATTAGATGAAAGTTTAGGGTTGCTGGCCCAAACCAAAGAAGTTTATCAACTAGAAAGTCGCCTCACATCGGGGCTTTCGTTTGAGGGCATTAGTGATATTGGGGAGGCGCTAGAACGGGCAGAGCGCCAAGGGCTATTGACTGGAGAAGAACTGTTTGCGATCGCGACGACATTGGCAGGAGCGCGTAACCTCCGCCGCGTGATCGACAACCAGACGGATGTGCCCGTCTTAACTGAGTTAGTGGCAGAACTACGAACTTATCCAGAATTAGAACAGGAAGTTCACCGCTGCATTGACGAGCGCGGCAAGGTGATGGACCGAGCTAGCCCCAAATTGGGCGAAATTCGCGAGCAGCAAAAGCAGGTGCGCGATCGTGTCTATCAAATGTTGCAAAACATTTTGCAACGGCAATCAAATGCGGTGCAGGAACAGTTGATTACGCAGCGGAGCGATCGCTTTGTACTTCCGGTGAAAGCGCCGCAGAAAGACGCGATTCCGGGCATTATTCATGACACTTCTATGAGTGGGGCGACGCTGTATGTCGAGCCTCATTCCACGGTGCAGTTGAATAACCAGTTGCGGCAATTGCTGCGGAGAGAACAGGCGGAAGAAGAAGCGGTACGCCAAGTGCTGACGACTCAGGTGGCTGAAGTTAAAGCAGATTTGGAACGGTTATTGGCGATCGCGACCACCCTCGACCTAGCCACAGCCCGCGCCCGCTACAGCTTATGGTTGCAAGCCAACCCACCCCGCTTTGTCGATCGAGTGGCAGGGGAAAACGTGACGTTGCGAAACTTGCGCCATCCACTTCTGGTCTGGCAACAACAGCACGAACAAGGGCGAGCCGTAGTCCCCATCGATCTAATGATTCGGCCCCAAATTCGTGTGGTCGCCATCACCGGACCCAACACGGGCGGTAAGACCGTGACGCTGAAAACCTTGGGCTTAGCGGCTTTGATGGCGAAGGTGGGGCTGTTTATCCCGGCTCGCGAACCTGTAGAAATTCCTTGGTTTGACCAGGTTCTGACTGACATTGGCGATGAGCAGTCGATTGAGCAAAGTCTTTCCACGTTTTCTGGGCACATTCGTCGCATTAGTCGCATTCTTGAGGCCATGACTGAGCGATCGCTGGTGCTGCTTGATGAAGTCGGCGCAGGCACCGATCCTTCTGAGGGCAGTGCCCTAGCAGTAGCTTTGTTGAAATACTTGGCGGATCAAGCTCAACTGGCGATCGCGACCACTCACTTCGGCGAACTCAAAGCTCTGAAGTACCAAGACGATCGGTTTGAAAATGCCGCCGTTGAGTTTGATGATGTATCGCTCTCACCCACGTACCGTTTACTGTGGGGCATTCCTGGCCGCTCGAATGCTTTGACGATCGCTCGCCGTCTCGGTTTAAAGGCAGAAATCACCACCCAAGCCCAGCAATATGTGGGTGGCGCGTCCGAAGAGGTAAACGAGGTAATTGCGGGTCTAGAAGCGCAGCGCCGACAGCAAGAAACCAAAGCTCAAGAAGCGTCCCAACTGCTAGAGCAAGCAGAACGGTTGCATCGCCAAGTTTCTCAGAAAGCAACGGCACTCCAAGAGCGGGAACGGGATCTTCAACTGGCCCAAGAACGAGCGGTACAAGACGCGATTGCCCAAGCCAGAGGGGAAATTGCCCAGGTAATTCGGCAGTTGCAGCAAGGCCCCATGACCGCCCAGGAAGCGCAAAAAGCCACCAACGCGCTGAATGAGATTGCGGGTCGCCGTCTGCCCTCGAAACAGAAGCCAGCACCACCCAAGCCTGCTTTCCGTCCCCAAGTGGGCGATCGCATTCGGATTCCCCGCTTAGGTCAGACCGCCGACGTCCTTAGCGGTCCTGATGACGATGGCGAGCTGACCGTGCGGTTTGGCTTGATGAAAATGACAGTGAAGCTCCAGGATGTCGAATCGCTGGACGGGCAAAAGCCAGAAATAGTAGCCAAACCCAAACCAGCTCCAGAACCTGCTCCGGTAGAGGTAAAGCCTGCTCCGGTGATTCGCACCTCTCGCAATACCGTAGATATTCGAGGCAGTCGTGTGGCCGACTCGGAAGCCACCCTTGAAGCAGCGATTAGAGAGGCTCAAAGTCAGGGAACCGTGTGGATTATTCATGGTCATGGCACTGGCCGTTTACGCCAAGGCGTGCATGAATTTCTCAAGCACCATCCCCAAGTCGAGCGGTTTGAACTAGCTGAACAAGCGGAAGGCGGTTCAGGCGTAACGGTTGCCTATCTCAAATGA
- a CDS encoding GuaB3 family IMP dehydrogenase-related protein, protein MEIQLGRGKTARRAYGFDEIALVPGQRTLDPSLADTSWKIGGIERQIPIIASAMDGVVDVKMAVLLSQLGALGVLNLEGIQTRYADPNPILDRIASVGTTEFVPLMQELYAEPIKPELIEQRIQEIKSQGGIAAVSATPAGAAKFGSIVAKAGADLFFIQATVVSTAHLSPESIVPLDLAQFCQEMPMPVILGNCVTYEVALNLMKAGAAGVLVGIGPGAACTSRGVLGVGVPQVTAIADCAAARDDYYQETGNYVPVIADGGLVTGGDICKCIACGADGVMIGSPFARSAEAPGRGFHWGMATPSPVLPRGTRIRVGTTGTLEQILRGPAQLDDGTHNFLGALQTSMGTLGAKNIKEMQQVEVVIAPSLLTEGKVYQKAQQLGMGK, encoded by the coding sequence GTGGAAATTCAACTTGGGCGGGGTAAGACGGCTCGTAGAGCATACGGATTCGACGAAATTGCGTTAGTGCCCGGTCAGCGGACGCTTGATCCAAGCTTGGCTGATACAAGCTGGAAGATTGGTGGCATCGAACGGCAAATCCCAATCATTGCGAGTGCGATGGATGGAGTCGTAGATGTCAAAATGGCTGTGCTCCTATCTCAGTTGGGAGCGTTGGGTGTATTGAACCTAGAGGGCATTCAAACCCGCTATGCCGACCCCAACCCCATTCTGGATAGAATCGCTTCGGTAGGAACCACTGAGTTTGTTCCCCTGATGCAAGAGCTTTACGCAGAGCCGATCAAGCCAGAGCTGATCGAGCAGCGAATTCAGGAAATTAAGAGCCAAGGCGGTATTGCTGCGGTTAGCGCAACTCCCGCTGGAGCGGCCAAGTTTGGTTCGATTGTGGCTAAAGCAGGCGCTGACCTGTTCTTTATTCAAGCAACGGTCGTTTCTACAGCCCACCTATCTCCAGAGTCCATTGTGCCCCTGGATCTAGCTCAGTTTTGCCAAGAAATGCCTATGCCTGTGATTCTAGGCAACTGTGTCACCTATGAAGTGGCCCTAAACCTGATGAAAGCAGGGGCGGCAGGCGTATTAGTCGGCATTGGTCCAGGTGCGGCTTGTACTTCTCGGGGAGTCCTGGGTGTAGGGGTACCTCAAGTTACCGCGATCGCCGACTGTGCCGCAGCGCGGGATGACTACTACCAAGAAACGGGCAACTACGTCCCCGTGATCGCGGATGGCGGACTGGTGACAGGTGGCGACATCTGTAAGTGTATTGCTTGCGGTGCGGATGGGGTGATGATTGGCTCTCCCTTTGCTCGCTCAGCTGAAGCACCCGGTCGCGGTTTCCACTGGGGTATGGCGACTCCTAGCCCCGTCTTGCCACGCGGAACCCGAATTCGGGTCGGCACCACAGGCACCTTAGAGCAAATTCTCCGTGGTCCTGCCCAACTTGATGACGGTACTCACAACTTCCTCGGTGCTTTGCAAACCAGCATGGGCACCTTAGGAGCTAAAAACATCAAGGAAATGCAGCAAGTTGAAGTCGTAATTGCTCCCTCTTTGCTCACCGAAGGCAAGGTTTATCAGAAAGCGCAACAGCTAGGAATGGGCAAGTAA
- the trxA gene encoding thioredoxin, whose amino-acid sequence MSAAAQVTDSSFKQEVLESEVPVLVDFWAPWCGPCRMVAPVVDEIAQQYDGQIKVVKVNTDENPSVASQYGIRSIPTLMIFKGGQRVDMVVGAVPKTTLANTLEKYL is encoded by the coding sequence ATGTCAGCAGCCGCACAAGTTACGGATTCTAGTTTTAAGCAAGAAGTACTTGAGAGTGAAGTTCCAGTTTTAGTCGATTTTTGGGCTCCTTGGTGCGGTCCTTGTCGGATGGTCGCTCCTGTCGTTGACGAAATTGCCCAACAGTACGACGGGCAAATCAAGGTCGTCAAAGTCAATACCGATGAAAATCCTAGCGTTGCTAGCCAATATGGTATCCGCAGCATCCCAACGCTAATGATTTTTAAGGGAGGGCAGCGAGTGGATATGGTAGTTGGCGCTGTACCAAAGACCACCCTAGCGAACACTTTAGAAAAGTATCTTTAA
- a CDS encoding LOG family protein — protein MVSSSSFNELASLQTNLTELINRLPTHEQGELIQQALVTIMRMAEGEVDRLDWKIVTASLQDMERAFKAFYPYRHVRKISMFGSARIQPDSVEYRMAAEFARRITEQGFMVITGAGGGIMQAGNEGAGVGQSFGLNIHLPFEQGANPFIQGDPKLVYFKYFFTRKLVFLKESDALALFPGGFGTQDEAFESLTLSQTGKSAPVPLVLIDRPGGDYWRSWAEYIDKQLLQRGLISPEDPSLYTVTDDLDLACEAIASFYRVFHSSRYVGSLLIIRLKSELMDKDIEKLNEEFSDILVKGRIERSKTLPQEAPDETIDLPRLALYFNQRDLGRLYQLIAAINRLGLPSPNTEHPEQK, from the coding sequence ATGGTCTCCTCGTCATCTTTCAACGAGCTTGCATCGCTCCAGACCAATCTCACTGAATTAATTAATCGTCTGCCGACACATGAGCAGGGAGAGTTAATTCAACAAGCTTTGGTCACTATCATGCGGATGGCCGAGGGTGAAGTAGACCGCTTGGATTGGAAGATTGTGACTGCTTCCTTACAGGATATGGAACGAGCCTTTAAGGCTTTCTATCCTTACCGCCACGTTCGCAAAATTTCTATGTTTGGGTCTGCTCGGATTCAACCCGACAGTGTTGAGTATCGAATGGCTGCTGAGTTTGCCCGTCGCATCACAGAACAAGGCTTCATGGTGATCACCGGAGCAGGCGGCGGCATTATGCAGGCAGGCAATGAAGGAGCGGGAGTAGGTCAATCTTTCGGCCTCAACATTCATTTGCCTTTTGAGCAAGGAGCCAACCCTTTCATCCAAGGCGATCCCAAGCTGGTTTATTTCAAGTATTTCTTTACTCGTAAGCTTGTGTTTTTAAAGGAAAGTGACGCTCTGGCGCTATTTCCGGGTGGCTTTGGGACGCAAGATGAAGCTTTTGAGTCTTTGACGCTCAGTCAGACTGGTAAATCTGCTCCTGTACCTCTGGTGTTGATCGATCGCCCAGGTGGAGATTATTGGCGGAGCTGGGCTGAATACATTGACAAGCAGTTGCTACAGCGAGGCTTAATTAGTCCAGAAGACCCCAGCTTGTATACGGTTACTGATGATCTAGATTTAGCTTGTGAGGCGATCGCGAGTTTCTATCGAGTGTTTCACTCTAGCCGCTATGTCGGGAGTCTACTGATCATTCGGCTCAAGTCCGAGTTGATGGACAAAGATATAGAAAAGCTGAATGAAGAGTTCAGTGACATTTTGGTGAAGGGACGCATCGAAAGAAGCAAAACTCTGCCACAAGAAGCTCCAGACGAGACAATCGACTTGCCTAGATTGGCCTTGTATTTCAATCAACGCGATTTAGGCCGCTTGTACCAACTGATTGCTGCCATTAATCGCCTGGGTCTGCCTTCTCCCAACACCGAGCACCCAGAACAAAAGTAA
- the bchL gene encoding ferredoxin:protochlorophyllide reductase (ATP-dependent) iron-sulfur ATP-binding protein has product MKLAVYGKGGIGKSTTSCNISAALAKRGKKVLQIGCDPKHDSTFTLTGFLIPTIIDTLQAKDYHYEDVWPEDVIYKGYGGVDCVEAGGPPAGAGCGGYVVGETVKLLKELNAFDEYDVILFDVLGDVVCGGFAAPLNYADYCLIVTDNGFDALFAANRIAASVREKARTHPLRLAGLIGNRTSKRDLIDKYIEEVPMPVLEVLPLIEDIRVSRVKGKTLFEMAESDPSLNVVCDYYLNIADQILAQPEGVVPTDTPDRDLFALLSDFYLNPAPAPKREDEELDLMMV; this is encoded by the coding sequence GTGAAACTAGCAGTTTATGGCAAAGGCGGAATTGGCAAATCGACGACGAGCTGCAATATTTCAGCCGCTCTAGCCAAGCGCGGTAAAAAGGTTTTACAAATTGGCTGCGACCCAAAGCACGACAGCACGTTTACCCTCACGGGCTTTTTGATTCCCACCATCATTGACACACTGCAAGCCAAAGACTACCACTACGAAGATGTTTGGCCAGAAGATGTCATCTACAAAGGCTATGGTGGCGTAGATTGCGTGGAAGCTGGTGGTCCACCCGCTGGGGCAGGTTGCGGTGGCTACGTCGTAGGTGAAACCGTCAAGCTGTTGAAAGAACTCAACGCCTTTGATGAGTACGATGTGATTTTGTTTGATGTCTTGGGCGACGTCGTTTGTGGTGGCTTTGCGGCACCTCTCAACTATGCCGACTACTGTCTAATCGTGACCGACAACGGCTTCGACGCTTTATTTGCAGCAAACCGGATTGCGGCTTCTGTCCGAGAAAAAGCTAGAACTCACCCTCTGCGCCTCGCTGGCTTGATCGGCAACCGGACTTCCAAGCGCGACTTGATTGACAAGTACATTGAAGAAGTGCCCATGCCTGTACTCGAAGTGCTACCTCTGATCGAAGACATCCGGGTTTCCCGAGTCAAGGGCAAAACTTTGTTCGAGATGGCCGAGTCCGATCCTTCCTTGAACGTTGTCTGCGACTACTACCTCAACATTGCTGACCAGATCTTGGCTCAACCCGAAGGTGTCGTACCCACCGATACTCCTGATCGGGATCTGTTTGCTCTATTGTCCGATTTCTATCTCAACCCCGCCCCAGCGCCTAAGAGAGAAGACGAAGAACTAGATCTAATGATGGTTTAA
- a CDS encoding ferredoxin:protochlorophyllide reductase (ATP-dependent) subunit N, translated as MTLADTQPQALNFECETGNYHTFCPISCVAWLYQKIEDSFFLVIGTKTCGYFLQNAMGVMIFAEPRYAMAELEEGDISAQLNDYEELKRLCDQIKRDRNPSVIVWIGTCTTEIIKMDLEGLAPRLESEIGIPIVVARANGLDYAFTQGEDTVLAAMAQRCPDKPATTEAGKNEQNAIAKLLNFGRKKEEVAAEESEYAEHPPLVLFGSLPDPVVTQLTLELKRQGIKVSGWLPAKRYTELPVIEENYYVSGVNPFLSRTATTLMRRRKCKLIGAPFPIGPDGTRAWLEKICSVFGIEPQGLAEREAQIWASLEDYLQLIRGKSVFFMGDNLLEISLARFLIRCGMSCPEIGIPYMDKRYQAAELALLEKTCHEMGVPTPRIVEKPDNYNQIQRIHELKPDLVITGMAHANPLEARGINTKWSVEFTFAQIHGFTNSRDILELVTRPLRRNNNLKDLGWDKLVREEAKL; from the coding sequence ATGACCCTTGCTGATACTCAGCCCCAAGCCCTCAATTTTGAGTGTGAAACTGGTAACTATCACACCTTCTGCCCGATTAGTTGCGTGGCTTGGCTATACCAAAAAATTGAAGATAGCTTCTTTCTGGTCATTGGCACCAAGACCTGCGGCTACTTCCTACAGAACGCGATGGGTGTGATGATCTTTGCCGAACCTCGTTATGCGATGGCAGAGCTAGAAGAAGGAGATATCTCGGCCCAGCTCAACGACTACGAAGAACTCAAGCGCTTGTGCGATCAGATTAAGCGCGATCGCAACCCCAGCGTGATTGTTTGGATCGGCACTTGCACCACCGAAATCATCAAAATGGACTTGGAAGGCTTGGCTCCTAGGCTAGAGTCAGAAATCGGGATTCCGATTGTGGTGGCTCGGGCTAATGGGTTGGACTACGCCTTTACTCAAGGAGAAGACACTGTTCTAGCGGCCATGGCTCAGCGTTGCCCAGACAAGCCTGCGACGACCGAAGCAGGTAAAAATGAACAAAATGCGATCGCCAAACTGCTCAACTTTGGTCGCAAGAAAGAAGAAGTCGCCGCCGAAGAATCGGAATACGCCGAGCATCCTCCTCTCGTTCTGTTTGGCTCATTGCCTGACCCTGTCGTTACACAACTCACCTTAGAGCTGAAGCGGCAAGGGATTAAAGTCAGTGGCTGGCTACCTGCCAAACGTTACACCGAGCTGCCCGTAATCGAAGAAAACTACTACGTGTCTGGGGTAAATCCTTTCCTCAGCCGCACCGCTACTACACTCATGCGTCGTCGCAAATGCAAGCTGATTGGCGCTCCCTTCCCCATTGGTCCCGATGGCACCAGGGCTTGGCTAGAAAAAATCTGCTCGGTCTTCGGCATCGAACCCCAAGGTTTAGCCGAGCGGGAAGCTCAGATATGGGCCAGCTTGGAAGATTATCTCCAGTTAATTCGGGGCAAATCTGTCTTCTTTATGGGAGACAATTTGCTAGAAATTTCTCTGGCTCGCTTCCTGATTCGCTGTGGCATGAGTTGTCCAGAGATCGGCATTCCTTATATGGACAAGCGCTACCAAGCGGCTGAACTGGCGCTACTAGAGAAGACTTGTCACGAAATGGGAGTGCCAACTCCCCGAATTGTCGAAAAGCCTGACAACTACAATCAGATTCAACGGATTCACGAACTCAAACCAGACTTAGTAATCACTGGCATGGCCCACGCCAATCCCCTGGAAGCGCGGGGCATCAATACCAAATGGTCTGTGGAGTTTACTTTCGCCCAGATTCACGGCTTTACCAACTCCCGTGACATCCTAGAACTGGTAACTCGGCCCCTCCGTCGGAACAATAATCTGAAAGACCTGGGTTGGGATAAGCTGGTCCGAGAAGAAGCCAAACTCTAG
- a CDS encoding DUF3318 domain-containing protein, translating into MSELRRLKALLPPELQSWVMVEGATTVNPPLITAEEIGKDQVEIQIDLIRWEQLAIDQRNLLFWHEVARIQNDTIPKDGWEMAALAIGLGGAVGELWVQDGLLLLLALGLCGVSGYRLFQKNNNERTVREAIDADEKAIALATRFGYSLPNAYKSLGSALKALIDQTPKKRQRGKYEARLEALKRSAAKAKAKAKGSRPEL; encoded by the coding sequence ATGAGCGAACTCCGGCGTTTAAAAGCCTTGCTACCCCCTGAACTGCAAAGTTGGGTCATGGTGGAGGGAGCCACAACTGTTAACCCTCCTTTGATTACGGCTGAAGAGATTGGCAAGGATCAAGTTGAAATTCAGATTGACTTAATTCGCTGGGAGCAACTAGCGATCGATCAGCGTAACTTACTATTTTGGCACGAAGTCGCTCGCATCCAGAACGATACAATCCCCAAAGATGGTTGGGAAATGGCAGCTTTAGCCATTGGTCTGGGTGGCGCTGTAGGAGAACTTTGGGTCCAAGATGGGTTGCTGTTGCTGCTAGCCCTAGGATTGTGTGGGGTTTCGGGCTACCGCTTGTTCCAGAAGAACAATAACGAGCGTACAGTCCGAGAAGCGATCGATGCCGATGAGAAGGCGATCGCCCTAGCAACTCGATTCGGCTACAGCTTACCCAATGCTTACAAGAGTCTAGGCAGTGCCCTCAAAGCTTTAATTGATCAAACTCCCAAGAAGCGGCAACGAGGCAAATACGAAGCCCGTTTGGAAGCTTTGAAGCGCAGTGCAGCGAAAGCTAAAGCCAAAGCCAAGGGTAGCCGTCCGGAACTGTAA